The window AAAAGGAGTCATTTTTCCATCTTCCTTGGGCTACTAGTACAAAAATCCTCTAGAGTCTCCAAGATCTTGACTGTTTAAGAAGTTATTTGCTTTGGCCAAGTTTTTTGTTTAAGGTTTTGTCTGTCCTCGTCAGGATTAACTGTAGTGCAGGGTTAAAACCAGCAACTCTAGAATCATGTATTCTTTTTCTAACCAGTGGAGGACCCAGAAGAAATGGGTGGCAAGCTTTTTCAAAGGTCCACCTGGTAAGATTTTGAGGAGCCCACTCAAGTGGGAAAGACCAAGGAAGAACAAGGCTTCTATTAGCAGGATTATCAGGATAACACTCAGGGCAATAATCAGCTCTGTTAATACGGTCTAAGAAGACTTGGTAACATTCATTCTCAACCAGTTCAGTTTGGTACAACCAGTGCCCTAGTTCTAAACTAGGGAACCACTGCTGCCCACAGTCAGGGCAATGTGAATTATCTGAGAACATTGGGACCTGGAGAGACAACACAGAAAGCAAATGTAACAGTAAGAGGCAACAATGATAATAAAGAGAGAGACCCAAGTAACCAGACCTATTACAATTTTGGTTTAGCACTTTCTGAGTCCAACCACCATTACTTGGAGAGGGTAAAAGTTGGCTTGCACCTCCGTGCAATTCTTCAAGATTTCGTTGTCTATTTTTCACTCACTTGTAGCCAGTCTCCAAACTCAGGGACTGATCCAGTCTATGTTATCAGTCACTACTAGCAGCACAGATGTCACAACAGCTCCTTTAAATCTCAGCTTCTTAAGAAAAGACAGGGTTCTAGTCTAAGTTACTTTTTCTTGTGTGTTATCAGCTGGTGGTATTTGCAGAGGCACTTGGCTTACTCTGCTTTGCTGGTAAGTTATTATGTCTGTTTGGTGAAACAGAAGCTGACAGTCCAATGAGTCTTTGGTGGGTGCTGGCACTCTTGCCGCTGTAATACAAATACCCAAGTCTTAAGGCCTTAGCACTTTATAGCGATGTAGAGGGGTCAGGAAAACTTGGCAGTGTCCTCTTGAGCGTGGATCCAATGAAGTCTTTCTTGGGAGGACCTTAATCAGGACCCAGTCACAGGGAAGTAGCTGCTGCTGAGTTGGTTGAACGGTTCTGGGAATGCTTCACATACCTGTAAATAATAAAACTTCAGACAACTCATATGGGCTTTGAGTTGCTCACAATATCATTAGAAACATGCATTTGGAAATCATTTGGGTCAGTCAAGGTGCATAAGAATTGTCTCATGGGACTCCCCATGACAACTTTACATGGGTTCAAACCAACTTATCTGTTGGGAGTTATTCTTATGCTCGACTGGGCAACAGGGAAGATTTTAGTTCATTTAAGATTTGTACTAGTCTCATttactatgtatttatttttcctactCCTTTTGCACTCTGGGAATAATACGGTCTGTATAATCATATACATGGTAAAACTTTGAGACTTCTTTtatctgtcttccatgaaatgggTGCCATATATATAGTATTACCATAATGGGTGGGATAATGTTAACAATGGTGACAGTCTTCTAAAACAGACTTCAATGCAAGGAAAACCTTACAAAATTATTAGATAATATTCTTAACAACCAAGCATAGAACGTTGGGTGAAATCCTTTTGAAGGCTGGAAAAGAAACCATAAGGGACATGCCTCACTGCCCACATCCATCTTTATAGGCTTATACACATTTAAGTAAACTTAAATTAAGTTAAACTTAAATTAAGGCCAAGTCCTGAACTATTCTTGGGACATATATAGTAAATCAGTTGGGATTGAGAGACACTTTCACCATCTTTGCACTCCTTCATGACCTTTAAATGTAACAAGTAAACAAGGTGGGGAAAAGTAGGATGTGCTGAACAGTAGAGAGCCACCTACAGTGTGCCACAGATCATCAGAATATAGCCTGCCTTTCTCCAGCAATTTTTTTGTGATTGAGGCCTGATTTTGTGAGAGCACTAAGGAACACTGGGGAAGATGGGTGTCCCATTTACACAGGGTTAAAACTGTATAAAGATAGAGCCTGAAAAGCAGAGGCAGTTATAGCCTTAGCTGTGATCAGCCAAAGCATTTTCCTTGAAGAGCCACCTCTGACAGGGCTGCAACACGGAGCGAATATTTTGGTGGGGGCTCCAGACGGGGTGAGACAGAACCAGAGTTGATACACTGATGTGTTTTATGAGGTTAGGTGACAATGTGTGAAGGCTACCAATCCAGCCTCTCAGGCAAGAGTGAACACAAAATAGGATTTCTGACCTTTGTGGTGAAAACACAGGGTACAGCAGATCGCCCTGAGGGTCTGCTGTCAGGAGCCACTACAGTAGAAGTTTCACTTGCTGAATCAGGAAATCTTGGGTACATGAAAGAGATGATGAATAAAACCCACATTACTGTGGGGTTTAACACAGAAGTTAGTGGTAAAGTTATATGACTAAGTTTGATGTTGAAAAGATATAGAATTCTGGAATTTTTAGAGTAAAAAGGGGAAACTCAATTAAAACCACAAGATACCATATTTCATTTCCACCAGACTGGCAAAAATTAACAAGTTTGACAATGTGGGCTCTATACACCCTAGGCAAGACTTCCCCTCCACCGTGACTCCACATCTCTGTATAGCAGAGTCAAGAAGTCCTAAAGCTCCAAATGCTCAGAATAAATCCACCCTTCTCCCAACCTTCGTTTCTCCAACTTCAAGAGTTAAGAAAGCACTAGAGCTCCCAGTGCTTATATGTTAAgtgcttaacttctatgcagagtacatgatgagaaacgctgggctggatgaagcacaagctgaaatcaagactgctaggagaaatatcaataagctcagatacgcagatgacaccacccctagggcagaaagcgaagaactaaagagcctcttgatgaaagtgaaagaggagagtgaaaaagttggcttaaaactcaacattcagaaaactactaagatcatggcatctggtcccatcacttcatggcaaatagatggggaaacaatgaaaacagtgagagactttatatttgggggcttcaaaatcactgcagatggtgactgaagccatgaaattaaaagacgcttgctccttgaaagaaaagttatgaacaacctagacagcatattaaaaagcagtgacattactttaccaacaaaggtccgtctagtcaaagctatggtttttccagtagtcatgtatggatgtgagagttgattataaagaaagctgagcaccaaagtattgatacttttgaactgtggtattggagaagacttttgagagtcccttggactgcaaggagattcaaccagtcaatcctaaaggaaatcagtcctgaatattcattggaaggactgatgctgaagctaaaactccaatagtttggccacctgatgtgaagagctgactcattggaaaagaccccgatactgggaaagattgagggccggaggagaagaggatgacagagg is drawn from Bubalus kerabau isolate K-KA32 ecotype Philippines breed swamp buffalo chromosome 5, PCC_UOA_SB_1v2, whole genome shotgun sequence and contains these coding sequences:
- the LOC129653291 gene encoding torsin-1A-interacting protein 2, coding for MFSDNSHCPDCGQQWFPSLELGHWLYQTELVENECYQVFLDRINRADYCPECYPDNPANRSLVLPWSFPLEWAPQNLTRWTFEKACHPFLLGPPLVRKRIHDSRVAGFNPALQLILTRTDKTLNKKLGQSK